In the genome of Paramormyrops kingsleyae isolate MSU_618 chromosome 5, PKINGS_0.4, whole genome shotgun sequence, the window ACCGAGGAGGATCATGTGTACCACATGCGCCCCCCGCGCATCCTGCCGGGCTTGAGCGGGAACATGTGAACTGTATGTGGCCCAGTAAGTCCTGCCAAGCCCAAGGGGGAGCATGTGTACTGTAAGCAGCCTGGCACTTGCTGTGCTTCCCCATAATTATTGGACCCCAGTGGGGGGGTCACATAACAAGACGGAGCTGGCATGCTAATTAGCTTGGGCTAATTACTGCTAATTGTTGGCACTCATGAGCACCTTTTCTAAATGAACGGTCTTTTGGGATAATTAGCTCCCTCATTTGTGTGCGCAGCAGTCACACAGAGTGACTATACACAGAAATAAATACAGATCAGCATACATGCAGAAAGCACTTGGTATCCAAGTGTGAACCCCTTGTGATTATTCATAGCTTTGTgataaaataacaggtttttatcgctttgtggagacatttggtccccacaatgtaaaaaatatatgaccacacacacacacacacaagcataaaCACTACATAATGGTGTGAGCAGGCTGCCTCCATGTCTGGGAACACGACGTTCTCCAAGGAACACCTGGCTCAGTGTGCTCCAGCGCTCCGGACTGCCACCATTTATTGAGAGTGTGCAAGTCAAAATTCCACCTGGTTGTATATGTGCGTTATAATCATCAGAATGTTTCTTTTTGCTGAATTGGTCTCTCCCTATCTGCACACGtgagtatatatgtatacacacactgATGATAATATGTGCAAAACAATCCCTTTAGCTGAAGTATTAGCATGTCCCAAGAATTCAGATTCCTTTCACATTTGCACATTTAACATTGATTTGGATCAAATGTCACAATCTCATCatttaatacctaaatattagTAATACGTGATATTTGTTTACGTAGCTgcatattatatttttttatattaaagtCTTGACTTGGGTACGTCATGAATCTGTCTTGGTAGCCTCACTCATGTGTTAGCTGTCTTTGTGACTGTGGAATCCCTCGTTTCTAGAAGTAAACATTTCACGGATGTTATTTTAACATCTTTAATAACTGAATAGTCCAAAACGTAGTGCTCCTGTGCATACAATACTAACCTTGTACATACAGGGACAAAATTTAGATGGttgtatattttataaaaaagtCTAGTTAGAAAATGACAAAGTATTTTGACATGCAAAATGTAGAGTACAGTTCTGTGTGTTTAGACATTGGTAATAAATAGGCTTTTTATGACTAGCAAACTGTTCTGGGTGGTGGTTAGGGGTCCCCATGTATTAGTCACATTGGTGGAGATCTGCTGCAACCCTCACAAATGTCGAGGTTACTGTAACAAATCTTGAATCACTTTTAATCTTTCCTCGATACACAAACTTGGGTATGCAAGTTAGGACAACTGTTCATCAGCATGCAAGATCATTGATTAATACCAAGTTGCACCAAAAAAAAGGGTGTGACCAACTGAGAAAGGTGGTAACGCTACTGCTACCACTGTGAAAGTGAGTCTGGAGGCCTGTGGCTCCTTCGTCTGGCCTTAGACAACCCTGCTGGGCACCTGTAATGGCAGCGTAATTAACCAGAGAGTGTGTGAAGGTGTCCGAGCACCCAGagggacacagagacagaggaaggGGAAGCCCCAATGCCAGTCAGATTCTTTGGTGGGTAGACTCAGGGCTCAACTGTCTGAAATGCCCCAAGAGCCCAGGCAGGGCTGCGACAGGTGCCTGCTCTGTCGGCCACACCCTTTAGTGCGTGCCCTCGTCCCAAACGCATGGGCATGTCCACATGCTTATGTGCATATGTGTAACACCATGACAGTACAATGTAATCCGCTATCCCTGACTGTTTTACAGCTGAGAGATATACAGCAAAAGATAGGTCATCTGTGACTGTGACCCTGACTGGCATCCAGCACCGGTTTTTCTCTGGATGCTGTGGTTGGACATGCTCAAGCTGTAATTAACTGCTATTGCCTGAGAATGGTGTGTGGAGTAACCTCAGGCagatggagtgtgtgtgtgtgagtgagtccCTGTTGAGCTTTCTTAACTCTCTCCTCGCCTTCCTGCCCCCTCAAAGCTACATTGTCTTCATCACTCAGGCTGTGGGGCAGGAGTCTCCACACAGATCATTTAATCAGGCCGGTATTCTCAAGTCACTGTTAGTGATTTTGAGAACAGTGTTTCTTTAGCCTGTGAATAGGGGCTTGGTGTATTTCCAGTCACTTTAAAGTCCTTCTGCTTTGTGTGGTAGAATCCGTGCTCTGTGGTCAGCCATGTTCCCTGCACCCCTCCCTAATAGGATATGAAAAAGGTGCagataaagcatcatttcatcatttcattatGATTCCTGTCTTATGTAACAGTCCCCCTCTCTCATCCTCTGTCCCTCCACCTCCATCACTGCCCACAGGAGATAGATGGTCTGGAGGTAATCGGGAGAAATCAGGTGTTCTCTGCTGACACTGCAGAGTGCTGCTCCCTAAATGAAGGCAAGAGGGAGCAGGCAGAGGAGGAGAAAGAAACAGTGAAGAGGGAGAACAGTGCGGAGCTGAAGTAAGTGCATTTTCCCACTTGACAAAACTGGTGGCTGTGTGTTCTTCTGCTTGCCATGGATGGTCAGCACTGTAAGTGGGGTAGTAGCAGCTAAGCTTTAAAAACATTCCCAGTTAATAATCTAGTCCGCTGGGAGAGGAGACGGATGAAGCGTGCCTCCTCCTTTCTTGATATTTGTAAATCTTACTGATATATATGTTTTGAtaacaatgggcctcattcaccaatattttcttaagaattctctGAAATTTGTTCCTACGTTGGATTCATAATGTGTTCTCAAGTAGCAGAATTGTTCGCGcctttgttcttaagaatggtGAATCCCACGTCTTCGTAACTGAAAGTGTGTGCCAATTTGTCCTATTTAGCATAGGGAAACGCCCTGCAATTTCCCATAATAGGGCACGAGACTGTAGGGCCGTGTGCAAGGAATGGCAAAGAGACGCGCAGGCTGTGAGCCCCTTGTcactaagaggaaaaaaaacttcagtaatgcttaagtagaagtattaatacagtaaaatcctgttatagtggactcgcttataacggaatctCATCTATAACGgatgaggtccgctggtcccggccgtgcgcttttaagaacatgcagagaaagcatcggatatagcggactcacAAATAACGGAATTtcacttataacggacaaacagtTTAGTCCCCAgggctgcttttagctgtagttttgttcggctatgaCAGACATGCAGCTCCGTCTACAAGGCGCTTGGCGTGcaggtgatatccagcgcagatatggagtcgggattattaataataacgcatctggtcaggtaaagttggattactacatgtacaatataataatctatacctcaagtgtgtctgctggggtgtggcatgagtaaatggtgtcctgtagttgtgttctgggcatacagaaACTcaggatataacggactgttttgccaggtcccttgaagtccgttataactggatcttactgtacaggaggtaaatgcaaatagacacatGTTATTTAGTAGCGTAACCAGTGGATATATAATTAAGCCCCCAAGAAAGCTGATACATGGAgagatatcaccttctctgtgaacgctgtgtgcctaataaatctaaatgatcttcaaacatgcgttcccttctcagagcacgattggcaagctcttcaagaagtaacagaaatgccattttgatagcaaggccaatgcgcagaaacagacctatttataatcctcatgatcgccgttactaccatgaaaataatttttacactttaaaattattttttatattttacttttataaatgaTTCATATACTAttattttatgaactgtagaatgaacaaaactactataaccgattattttgaacaaactgtcattactcaaatgtgcgtacgaatggtcttgagtgtgcgtaaattctgttcttagctaagaacaaattcagataagaaaacattggtgaatgtcagaatcttcgtaaaaaagtgtgtacgtggggtttaagaacaaatttgttcgtaagaacggttggtgaatgaggcccaatgaGCAAAAGAAGACACATCCGTTTGAGCTGCACATTTTGTCCGCTGCTCTCAGGAATCCCCCGGCACAAGATGATGACATCACTCCAGACACGGTGCTTGTTCCAGTACTGCACTTCTGCGGGCACCGTGCCTGCTGGACTGGCAGCTCACCCTCGCACCAGGTACGGCAATCTCCGTGATGCGCAGCCACACAGGGGCACCACCAGGTGCTTTTGCATCACTCTTCCTACAGGGGGCGGTGGGCGTCACTGGCCAGCTCAGCTTCGGAGCACCTATAGGGCAGAAGACCTCCTCCTACCTGGAGCTGCATAATGAGGGCAGTACAGCCATCTACTACTACTGGAGGCGCCAGGCCCTGCGGCACAGCTTCAGGGAGGCTGATGGACATGGCTACAGGGAGACTGGCGGGCATGGGCGTGGGCAGAGCTTCTACTTCAACAGCAACACGGGTAATGCACTGTTTACATGTAGCATGAAGGACACAGAGGGGGACACCTTTTGCAGACACACTATACAGATAGAGCTACAGGTCACACACAGAGTTATATACTTTACGCACatattataaacacagctacATGAAACTCACAGAATTGTAGATATTACACACGTACACTAAATACATAGAGCTACCGGTCACACAGTAATATGTGTTACCCACACTATATACACAAAGCTACAGGTTACATACAGACTTATGCACGttacacagacacagtcacatCCGCCCAACACACACAATGTATACACAAAGCTACAGTTAACATACAGAGTTATACATGCAGACAGCGGACATGCTGCATACTGACAGATCATGGCCACACACAAAGTCACACGCCTTAAAGTCAGCATTGCTGTGTGTGACCTGCCGTGACCCCACGCCCTGCCCCCTGAGCCCAGGCATCATCCTGCCCGGCGAGATGCAACGGATCCTCTTCACTTTCAAGTCGACCACGGCCGGCATCTTCCATGAGGCGTGGTGCCTGAATACACACCCAGTTCTGCTCAGCGGGGCCTCGCTGCAAGTGACGCTGAGCGGGGTGGCCTTCCACCAGGATGAGAATGTGCAGCAGAGGGCCACTTTAGaggtgtgtgtctctgtctgtctgtgtctgtctatgtgtgtgtgtctgtctgtgtgtgtgtgtctctgtctgtgtctgtctgtgtgtgtgtctctgtctgtctgtgtctgtctatgtgtgtctgtctttgtgtgtgtctttctgtgtgtgtgtctctgtctctgtctgtgcgtgtgtctctgtctgtctgtgtgtgtctctgtctgtctgtgtgtgtgtctctgtctgtgtgtgtgtctctgtctctgtgtgtctctgcctgtctgtgtgtctctgtctgtgtgtgtgaatatgttTGTGTCagtgcatttctgtgtgtctgcctgtctttATATGTGTCAGTACATTCGtatctgtctatgtgtgtgtttgtttgtgtctacgtgtgtctgcctgcatctgtgtgtttgtgtctatctgtccttctgtgtgcctttgtgcatatgtgtgtgtgtgtgtgtgtctctgtctgtctgtctgtgtctccgtctgtctgtgtgtctctgcctgtctgtgtgtgtgtgtgtgtgtctctctctctctgtctgtctgtgtgtgtgaatctgTTTGTGTCagtgcatttctgtgtgtctgcctgtctttcTGTGTGTCAGTGCATtcgtatctgtctgtgtgtgtgtgtttgtttctgtctacgtgtgtctgtctgcgtctgtgtgtttgtgtctatctgtccttctgtgtgcctttgtgcatgtgcatgtgcatgtgtgtgtgtgtcagtgtgtgtgtttttttgtaggtcagatatacattacattgtgggtatatttggtccccgcaatgtgataaaaaatctgttattttgacattgtgaggaccattttttcagtccccacaaggggaaattttataaaaatcagtaactgcaatcaaaaaactaaaaatgccaaaagtcttgtatttgcttggttacttatggttaaggttagtgctGGGTAAGAGATAAGGTTGTCATTATTGGTATTAGGGTTTTgcccgtagaaatgaatgggaagtccccacaaatatttgagtacaggtctgtgtgtgggtgtgtgtgcgtgtatgtctGCATGAGGCTAACCggcctgtgtgcatgtgtcacaGCGGGGGCTCCTGCAGAAGGAGGCGGCCTCGGTGTGCAGGCTACTACTGTCTGagctcctgcagggggcgcactCCCCAGAGAGGCCCGACTCCCCTGCTGAGCACCACCTCACAGAGGAAGGCTGCTTCTGCAGGGCCAACCCTCAGGTACGTCATACCTGCGGCTCGACCCCTGGGCTCTCATCAGCGTCATACCTGCGGCTCGACCCCTGGGCTCTCATCAGCGTCATACCTGCGGCTCGACCCCTGGGCTCTCATCAGCGTCATACCTGCGGCTCGACCCCTGGGCTCTCATCAGCGTCATACCTGCGGCTCGACCCCTGGGCTCTCATCAGCGTCATACCTGCGGCTCGACCCCTGGGCTCTCATCAGCGTCATACCTGCGGCTCGACCCCTGGGCTCTCATCAGCGTCATACCTGCGGCTCGACCCCTGGGCTCTCATCAGCGTCATACCTGAGGCTCGACCCCTGGGCTCTCATCAGCGTCATACCTGCGGCTCGACCCCTGGGCTCTCATCAGCGTCATACCTGCGGCTCGACCCCTGGGCTCTCATCAGCGTCATACCTGCGGCTCGACCCCTGGGCTCTCATCAGCGTCATACCTGCGGCTCGACCCCTGGGCTCTCATCAGCGTCATACCTGAGGCTCGACCCCTGGGCTCTCATCAGCGTCATACCTGCGACTCGACCCCTGGGCTCTCATCAGCGTCATACCTGCGGCTCGACCCCTGGGCTCTCATCAGCGTCATACCTGCGGCTCGACCCCTGGGCTCTCATCAGCGTCATACCTGAGGCTCGACCCCTGGGCTCTCATCAGCGTCATACCTGCGGCTCGAGCCCTGGGCTCTCATCAGCGTCATACCTGCGGCTCGACCCCTGGGCTCTCATCAGCGTCATACCTGCGGCTCGACCCCTGGGCTCTCATCAGCGTCATACCTGTGGCTCGACCCCTGGGCTCTCATCAGCGCTCCAGCATTGTCTTTGTCTATCCCACACAAAGCATTGACCCATgcttctgaatggattaagctGTACTCCTATTCTAGCACCTTGCACTGGGGAGTGATTTTCCTTGCAAAatccaaccctaaccctaactctgtCACGTGACCCCTGGCCATCATTCCAGCATCAGCTGCGTTAGGTCAGGCAGCGTCCCTCGTCCTGGGAGAGTCCACCCTCCTCCTTGTCACGTGACCCCTAGCCAGcaaagtcaaagtgaactttattgtcatctcagcAATATACACGTATAGAGTGAGACGAGACAACGTGGCTCCAGTTCTTACagaggataaaaaaaaaacatagtgtAAACATATATTAAATAGACTGTAAATATGAGCCTTAAATTAAGTAAAGAATGTGCGATTCAGTTATAGGAGGTATTCAGAATGTGCAAATATTACAGTGGCAGACAAGTAGAAAATTTGTAATTCCATCATCCTGGGAGAGACCGCCCTCCTCCCTGTCATGTGACCCCTGGCCACCATTCCATCATCTTCTGCGTTAAATCTGGCATCGTCCCACACGCTGGGAGAGACCACAATCCTCCCTGTCGCTCGGCTCCTGGACACCATTCCATCATCTGGTGCGATAGGTCTAGCAGCGTCCCTCGTCCTGGGAGAGACTGCGCTCctcactgtcatgtgacccctGGCCACCATTCCATCATCTGCTGAGTTAGGTCTAGCAGCATCCCTCTTCTTGGGAGAGACCACCCTCCTCCCTGTCATGTGACCCCTTGCCAACATTCCAGCATCTGCTGCGTTAGGTCTAGCGACGTCCCTCATATTATCCCTTCTTGACctatcagcagcatttgacacGGTTAACCACAAGACTCTCCTGTCCATCCTTAGGAGTCTTGGCATTAGTGGTTTGCTTGGCAATGGCTTGCATCCTACCTCGAAGGCCGATCATACAGAGTGACATGGAAAGGACTCACATCTACCCCACATAGTCTCTTCACCGGTGTCCCTCAGGGCTCGGTTCTTGGCccactcctgttctccctctataccaaatctcggtgaggtcatatcctctcatggcttctcttaccactgctatgcagatgacactcaactcatcctctccttccgtccttcagacactcatgtctccactaagatatctgcatgtctagcagatatctcatcttggatgaccgctcaccaactgaaactcaaccctagtaaaacggaactgctgtacatccccgctgactcatcccccctcctggaccttgcgATCTTCCACGACAACTCCATGATCCATCCTTCGGTTACTGCTCGcaaccttggggttaccatggacaatcgtctgtccttttcctcacatatcgccaacgtttcccgctcttgttggtttctcctgtttaatatcagcaggatacgtccatttctttccacacaggctacccagatactcgttcagtccctcgtcatctcccgccttgactactgcaactcgcttctagcgggtttaccactgagcgtcattcgtcccctccaactgattcagaatgaagctgctcgacttgttttcaaccttcccaagttctcccacaccactcctttgctgcgctccctacactggcttcctgtggctgcccgcatcagattcaaaacactgatgctcgcatacaaagccaaaaatgatctggctccatcctacctaaaagacttcatcacaccccgcactgcaccacgatctctccgatcctccaggACTGCTCGACTGGtaccaccacccctcaaggcacaaggaagacacacctctcggctcttctctgctctggcaccaagttggtggaatgaactccccctagatgtccgaacagggGAGAGACCACCCTCCTCCCTGTCACGCCGCCCCTGGCCACCATTCCATCATCTGGTGCGTTAGGTCTAGCAGCGTCCCTCGTCCTGGGAGAGACTGCGCTCctcactgtcatgtgacccctTGCCAACATTCCATCATCTGCTAAGTTAGGTCTAGCAACGTCCCTTGTACTGGGAGAGACTGTGCTCCTCCCTATCACATGACCACTGGCCACCATTCCAGCATTTGCTGTGTTAAATCTGGCATCGTCCCACATGCTGGGAGAGACCACAATCCTCCCTGTCGCTCGACTCCTGGCCACCATTCCAGCACCTGTGAGACTAGCCTAATTGGACCCATTAGCGCTCTGATTGGATTCTTAGCTGTAATCTGGGGCACCACACAAGGAAGTTCCTAAGAGAGGTGCCctgtcccctgtcactcacatttTCCACTGAAAATGTCCTAAAATAGAAAAGATGTACATGCCAGTCATGCACAACTCTGGCTTCACCATCTGCAATAAGGACACAGACACGACTGCACAGGCTGAGATACTGAATCTATAAGAATAAGATGAATCCATTCACATTCACCTCTCCCATGTACCCGCAGTTTTACAGAtcggggattttttttttttactgtattataCATTTTATCTTCCCAGTGTAAAATTCCAGGGTCAGCCCAGCGATGTCACCATTGGCCCCCAGAGCAAGTCCCTTAATCCCCATttactccagggactgtttGACCCTAGTTTTTCggttgtatgtcactttggacaaaagcatctcctaaatatACATATGTGATGTTCTATTAGAGCACAACAGGATCACTTATAAGACCCTATGGGATGGGAGTCCGGCTCAGGGCCAGGATCAGGGTCATTAATGTTTCAGTAACACCGAAGCCTactatattttatgtatgtcAGCTAATGTACGCTGTGCAGCACTGCATTATCTATAGTTATTGTGCTAATTGCACACCTGGCTGCAGCAAAGCGCAGCCTAGGAAATGCTTGCTAAAACGGAATGAACTATGTGATTGACAGCTGTATTACCCGAAGGGGGCCGTGCAGGTGCACTGCATTATTTACAGGGCCATCTCCATGGTTACTGTGCTAACTGTGCACCGGGCTGCAGCTGTAGTAGACTGTGTGATCTGAAGCTGCATTACCAGCAGGGGGCTGTGCAAGCACACTGCAGTTTTTACAGGACTGTCCCCATAGTTACTGTGTTGACTGCACCTGGTTACAGCTGCAGCGAAATGCAGACTAATGAATGCTCACTGAAACGGAGTGGACTGTGTGATCTACAGCTGCATTACCAGCAGGGGGCCGTGCAGATGCTGAGGGAGCTGTGGGAGCAGGTGGCTCCTCGAGGGGGCGACCCCCACCACCACGCCCCGGCTTGGGACCTCTCTGTGCCCAGCCTCAGACAGGTAAATTTATGCCAATGCATGAAACTTTGATGCCACTATAACACCCTGTACCATCAAATACACTTAACTACTTCATATCTCATTGGAAATAGATGAAAGGACCTTTTTCAGCTGCCTTACTGATCAAATTTTCTATTTTTGTTGTCATTAACATTTCCAAGTGCACTTCAGGGCAGACATATTAATCCAGGTTGGACCATCAATCCAGTAAAAGCCCTCATGAGATATGTAACTGACAGCCTTGTTGTGCTTTGATTTGATTGAGTCTTCAGGAACACAAGATTCTTTTCATGAGTCCAGGATCAAAACTAAGGTGGCCATGAGTAAGCTGTAGCCACTCCAGATAGATGTTATACCCATGGCATGACCTCCATGAGGTTCCTCTTGTGTTTCTACGTCCTTCCCAGACCCTGCTGGCTATGccagaaggagagagggagggcacAGTGCAGAGGCACAAGGAGAATGCCCTGGCCTGCTTCAACACCTTGGTACTGGAGCTCCAGCAGTTTCATGAGCGGCCCCAGGCCCTATCGCCATACACCATCGGGTGAGCTCAGAGAAGAATGTGGGGGCTATGTGAGAGGAGGCTGAGTAAGGGGCAGAGCTTTGAGTGACACCCCTGCCTTGCCCGGGGGACACAGCAGGCCGAGAGTCTTTCAGAGGAGTCTCACTGTCTGTGCATGTTCCCCCACGCTAATCAACCAAGCACAGAGCTGTAAATGTGGAGCTGTAATCCTGTAATCAAATCAGTGTGTGAGAGCCGATGTCGGGATCCGTGTGAGATTAGGGTGCGGGAGGCCatccgccgggggggggggggggggtggttccgGTTgatggggcccttcggccctggacccgcttTCCTCAGTGGGGGGGTTGTGGGCGGGgctggcgcccccttagtccctcgtgGGCTTCCTCTCAGGTCGGGCAGGCGGTTGTATCAGGGACGCgtggccgtgggcccttgtgccatGGGGGCGGtggggtggcctcggttgcctgttTCCCCCTGCCTTCTCCTTGGGCCCAGGGGTGGGGGATCTGTAAGTGAGAGCCGATGTTGGGGATCCGCATGTGAGAGCCGATGTTGGGGATCCGCATGTGAGAACCGATGTTGTGGATCCGCGTGTGAGAGCCGATGTTGGGGATATGTTGGGGATCCGCGTGTGAGAGCCGATGTTGGGGATCCGCATGTGAGAGCCGATGTTGGGGATCCGCATGTGAGAGCCGATGTTGGGGATCCGCATGTGAGAGCCGATGTTGGGGATCCGCGTGTGAGAGCCAATGTTGGGGATCCGCATGTGAGAGCCGATGTTGTGGATCGGGGGGTGCGAGACCCGTCGTCAGGATCTGGACGCGAGAGCTGATGTGGTTTTAGCTGAcactgctgctgttgctgcaggcTGCAGCTGTGGAGGGAGCTGTTAGACAAAATGGTGAGTGAAGCCTTGTGGCAGAGGCACCTGCTTAAACTTCCATACAGGGACGCCTGGGCAGACAGCAGGCTGGATCCCGCTGGTGAGTGTTACACAGTAAAACACATAGTTACACATTTGACTGTGAACATGTTACATGAACACCCTGCTTACACTCATACTGACATATACAAAACCATTCAGAGTCACACACTCATGTAAAAACACAGTAACAACATACCACTTAAGCTGAACTTGATTATGCCAGTATCAATAACTGCTTAAATATAATTTCCAATACCATTATATTTTCTGTGGCTTAGGCTTCAACGTAAAGAAGGAGGACAATTCAGAAAAGAAAGGAGGGATTTCAGTagaagaggaggagaaaaaagGAGCAATGAAGCAGCCAGGGAATGACAGGCCCACAGAGGTGATGATCAAACACATGCAATGACTGCATTAG includes:
- the mycbpap gene encoding MYCBP-associated protein isoform X5, translated to MASLGKSTGKVSRKELRSRTPTEKQQLQGGALLCHVSEDQSQIPSLTAEDVQVLAIRLEELQKTPKTIPKASLMTRVLVRRPRPPETGRQTVRITVARPVPQGSSMLPLDSTEAGGPRFDTRGMVLPHSILGTLENFKQDMEARGELELVKRVPASLGVRPLVKVVQKGSPVKQHCPLDPQSQALHHWEHHMVERRRQQDFLSRLLHKPVQTLLMTQSDWLRETQERRELISRGLPALCSGQGYHVGSGFWKLPQNIGDEFSGITSTLTRRERGYPEPITRIGQPRRIRLETGNALPEVSPPACRTWAHSLYLQHRWQELGELLMDQGFTQPEIDGLEVIGRNQVFSADTAECCSLNEGKREQAEEEKETVKRENSAELKNPPAQDDDITPDTVLVPVLHFCGHRACWTGSSPSHQGAVGVTGQLSFGAPIGQKTSSYLELHNEGSTAIYYYWRRQALRHSFREADGHGYRETGGHGRGQSFYFNSNTGIILPGEMQRILFTFKSTTAGIFHEAWCLNTHPVLLSGASLQVTLSGVAFHQDENVQQRATLERGLLQKEAASVCRLLLSELLQGAHSPERPDSPAEHHLTEEGCFCRANPQLHYQQGAVQAHCSFYRTVPIVTVLTAPGYSCSEMQTNECSLKRSGLCDLQLHYQQGAVQMLRELWEQVAPRGGDPHHHAPAWDLSVPSLRQTLLAMPEGEREGTVQRHKENALACFNTLVLELQQFHERPQALSPYTIGLQLWRELLDKMVSEALWQRHLLKLPYRDAWADSRLDPAGFNVKKEDNSEKKGGISVEEEEKKGAMKQPGNDRPTEEQLSSKRKGRDEKHHRMLGEEVLSGGRSLKCDLVESQEELQEQYRQKLYQQTYSLLEELVDSLCELLDETQSS
- the mycbpap gene encoding MYCBP-associated protein isoform X3: MASLGKSTGKVSRKELRSRTPTEKQQLQGGALLCHVSEDQSQIPSLTAEDVQVLAIRLEELQKLLLPQTPKTIPKASLMTRVLVRRPRPPETGRQTVRITVARPVPQGSSMLPLDSTEAGGPRFDTRGMVLPHSILGTLENFKQDMEARGELELVKRVPASLGVRPLVKVVQKGSPVKQHCPLDPQSQALHHWEHHMVERRRQQDFLSRLLHKPVQTLLMTQSDWLRETQERRELISRGLPALCSGQGYHVGSGFWKLPQNIGDEFSGITSTLTRRERGYPEPITRIGQPRRIRLETGNALPEVSPPACRTWAHSLYLQHRWQELGELLMDQGFTQPEIDGLEVIGRNQVFSADTAECCSLNEGKREQAEEEKETVKRENSAELKNPPAQDDDITPDTVLVPVLHFCGHRACWTGSSPSHQGAVGVTGQLSFGAPIGQKTSSYLELHNEGSTAIYYYWRRQALRHSFREADGHGYRETGGHGRGQSFYFNSNTGIILPGEMQRILFTFKSTTAGIFHEAWCLNTHPVLLSGASLQVTLSGVAFHQDENVQQRATLERGLLQKEAASVCRLLLSELLQGAHSPERPDSPAEHHLTEEGCFCRANPQLHYQQGAVQAHCSFYRTVPIVTVLTAPGYSCSEMQTNECSLKRSGLCDLQLHYQQGAVQMLRELWEQVAPRGGDPHHHAPAWDLSVPSLRQTLLAMPEGEREGTVQRHKENALACFNTLVLELQQFHERPQALSPYTIGLQLWRELLDKMVSEALWQRHLLKLPYRDAWADSRLDPAGFNVKKEDNSEKKGGISVEEEEKKGAMKQPGNDRPTEEQLSSKRKGRDEKHHRMLGEEVLSGGRSLKCDLVESQEELQEQYRQKLYQQTYSLLEELVDSLCELLDETQSS
- the mycbpap gene encoding MYCBP-associated protein isoform X1, producing MGQVTFSSTCLSCVPLIWYKDTDHVHTVHSCLCLCVSVFPSLPLCVCVPVSAPVCLCSSLGLRLSVFYLCFCMSVFPSEPQGFNPPIWASRSLCSICVSEYLCCHLCLCVSVSLSAQLLLPQTPKTIPKASLMTRVLVRRPRPPETGRQTVRITVARPVPQGSSMLPLDSTEAGGPRFDTRGMVLPHSILGTLENFKQDMEARGELELVKRVPASLGVRPLVKVVQKGSPVKQHCPLDPQSQALHHWEHHMVERRRQQDFLSRLLHKPVQTLLMTQSDWLRETQERRELISRGLPALCSGQGYHVGSGFWKLPQNIGDEFSGITSTLTRRERGYPEPITRIGQPRRIRLETGNALPEVSPPACRTWAHSLYLQHRWQELGELLMDQGFTQPEIDGLEVIGRNQVFSADTAECCSLNEGKREQAEEEKETVKRENSAELKNPPAQDDDITPDTVLVPVLHFCGHRACWTGSSPSHQGAVGVTGQLSFGAPIGQKTSSYLELHNEGSTAIYYYWRRQALRHSFREADGHGYRETGGHGRGQSFYFNSNTGIILPGEMQRILFTFKSTTAGIFHEAWCLNTHPVLLSGASLQVTLSGVAFHQDENVQQRATLERGLLQKEAASVCRLLLSELLQGAHSPERPDSPAEHHLTEEGCFCRANPQLHYQQGAVQAHCSFYRTVPIVTVLTAPGYSCSEMQTNECSLKRSGLCDLQLHYQQGAVQMLRELWEQVAPRGGDPHHHAPAWDLSVPSLRQTLLAMPEGEREGTVQRHKENALACFNTLVLELQQFHERPQALSPYTIGLQLWRELLDKMVSEALWQRHLLKLPYRDAWADSRLDPAGFNVKKEDNSEKKGGISVEEEEKKGAMKQPGNDRPTEEQLSSKRKGRDEKHHRMLGEEVLSGGRSLKCDLVESQEELQEQYRQKLYQQTYSLLEELVDSLCELLDETQSS